The Parus major isolate Abel chromosome 4, Parus_major1.1, whole genome shotgun sequence genome has a window encoding:
- the TMEM154 gene encoding transmembrane protein 154 isoform X2 has translation MLPTASLQAFKDSSSSQTDRRGLPQQAAGQALAVARSSPSYSKLKCGERSSAGMSQAIQERIIQTLWSDPGLDGSGDGSMILPTFTATHLPATGPSTVDEPVLVTESTIESSFETQSSPSTELDAVNDEDSLDAAEQSILIYVVPVALLVLMILLITFFVMHHKRKKSKQDELGSENVKSPIFEEDTPSVMEIEMEELDKWMNSMNKNGDCECLPTVREEEKESIANPSDGES, from the exons ATGCTCCCAACAGCTAGCCTGCAGGCTTTTAAGGATTCTTCTTCCAGCCAGACTGACAGGCGAGGCCTGCCACAACAGGCAGCCGGGCAAGCCCTGGCCGTGGCAAGGAGCAGCCCTTCTTACAGCAAGCTGAAatgtggagagaggagcagtgcagggatgAGCCAAGCAATACAAGAGAGGATCATACAGACCCTGTGGAGTG ACCCTGGACTTGATGGATCAGGAGATGGATCGATGATATTACCCACTTTTACAGCAACACATCTTCCTGCTACGGGTCCTTCGACTGTGGATGAGCCAGTACTTGTAACTGAAAGCACCATTGAAAGCAGCTTTGAAACACAGAGTTCTCCAAGTACTGAACTGGATGCTGTGAATGATGAGGACAGCCTAGATGCAGCAGAACAGTCTATATTGATATATGTTGTCCCTGTGGCGCTGCTGGTCCTGATGATTTTGTTGATCACATTTTTTGTAATGcatcataaaaggaaaaagtccAAGCAAG atgAGCTGGGAAGCGAAAACGTAAAAAG TCCTATTTTTGAAGAAGACACACCTTCTGTTATGGAGATAGAAATGGAGGAGCTTGATAAATGGATGAACAGCATGAACAAAAATG GTGACTGTGAATGTTTGCCTACTgtaagagaagaagaaaaagaatcaatCGCCAACCCAAG TGATGGTGAATCATGA
- the TMEM154 gene encoding transmembrane protein 154 isoform X4, translated as MKPQHSDKTVHDPGLDGSGDGSMILPTFTATHLPATGPSTVDEPVLVTESTIESSFETQSSPSTELDAVNDEDSLDAAEQSILIYVVPVALLVLMILLITFFVMHHKRKKSKQDELGSENVKSPIFEEDTPSVMEIEMEELDKWMNSMNKNGDCECLPTVREEEKESIANPSDGES; from the exons ATGAAACCCCAGCACAGTGACAAGACAGTTCATG ACCCTGGACTTGATGGATCAGGAGATGGATCGATGATATTACCCACTTTTACAGCAACACATCTTCCTGCTACGGGTCCTTCGACTGTGGATGAGCCAGTACTTGTAACTGAAAGCACCATTGAAAGCAGCTTTGAAACACAGAGTTCTCCAAGTACTGAACTGGATGCTGTGAATGATGAGGACAGCCTAGATGCAGCAGAACAGTCTATATTGATATATGTTGTCCCTGTGGCGCTGCTGGTCCTGATGATTTTGTTGATCACATTTTTTGTAATGcatcataaaaggaaaaagtccAAGCAAG atgAGCTGGGAAGCGAAAACGTAAAAAG TCCTATTTTTGAAGAAGACACACCTTCTGTTATGGAGATAGAAATGGAGGAGCTTGATAAATGGATGAACAGCATGAACAAAAATG GTGACTGTGAATGTTTGCCTACTgtaagagaagaagaaaaagaatcaatCGCCAACCCAAG TGATGGTGAATCATGA
- the TMEM154 gene encoding transmembrane protein 154 isoform X1, with protein MLPTASLQAFKDSSSSQTDRRGLPQQAAGQALAVARSSPSYSKLKCGERSSAGMSQAIQERIIQTLWSGMTTPYPGLDGSGDGSMILPTFTATHLPATGPSTVDEPVLVTESTIESSFETQSSPSTELDAVNDEDSLDAAEQSILIYVVPVALLVLMILLITFFVMHHKRKKSKQDELGSENVKSPIFEEDTPSVMEIEMEELDKWMNSMNKNGDCECLPTVREEEKESIANPSDGES; from the exons ATGCTCCCAACAGCTAGCCTGCAGGCTTTTAAGGATTCTTCTTCCAGCCAGACTGACAGGCGAGGCCTGCCACAACAGGCAGCCGGGCAAGCCCTGGCCGTGGCAAGGAGCAGCCCTTCTTACAGCAAGCTGAAatgtggagagaggagcagtgcagggatgAGCCAAGCAATACAAGAGAGGATCATACAGACCCTGTGGAGTGGTATGACTACACCAT ACCCTGGACTTGATGGATCAGGAGATGGATCGATGATATTACCCACTTTTACAGCAACACATCTTCCTGCTACGGGTCCTTCGACTGTGGATGAGCCAGTACTTGTAACTGAAAGCACCATTGAAAGCAGCTTTGAAACACAGAGTTCTCCAAGTACTGAACTGGATGCTGTGAATGATGAGGACAGCCTAGATGCAGCAGAACAGTCTATATTGATATATGTTGTCCCTGTGGCGCTGCTGGTCCTGATGATTTTGTTGATCACATTTTTTGTAATGcatcataaaaggaaaaagtccAAGCAAG atgAGCTGGGAAGCGAAAACGTAAAAAG TCCTATTTTTGAAGAAGACACACCTTCTGTTATGGAGATAGAAATGGAGGAGCTTGATAAATGGATGAACAGCATGAACAAAAATG GTGACTGTGAATGTTTGCCTACTgtaagagaagaagaaaaagaatcaatCGCCAACCCAAG TGATGGTGAATCATGA
- the TMEM154 gene encoding transmembrane protein 154 isoform X3, which yields MLGCSGEAAGAPLGRQRSRGSMRSAGLTALLSALALAAASAGSDPGLDGSGDGSMILPTFTATHLPATGPSTVDEPVLVTESTIESSFETQSSPSTELDAVNDEDSLDAAEQSILIYVVPVALLVLMILLITFFVMHHKRKKSKQDELGSENVKSPIFEEDTPSVMEIEMEELDKWMNSMNKNGDCECLPTVREEEKESIANPSDGES from the exons ATGTTGGGGTGCAGCGGGGAGGCTGCGGGAGCGCCCCTCGGCCGGCAGCGCAGCCGGGGCAGCATGCGGAGCGCCGGGCTCACGGCGCTGCTCTCCGCCCTGGCGCTGGCCGCAGCATCGGCCGGCAGCG ACCCTGGACTTGATGGATCAGGAGATGGATCGATGATATTACCCACTTTTACAGCAACACATCTTCCTGCTACGGGTCCTTCGACTGTGGATGAGCCAGTACTTGTAACTGAAAGCACCATTGAAAGCAGCTTTGAAACACAGAGTTCTCCAAGTACTGAACTGGATGCTGTGAATGATGAGGACAGCCTAGATGCAGCAGAACAGTCTATATTGATATATGTTGTCCCTGTGGCGCTGCTGGTCCTGATGATTTTGTTGATCACATTTTTTGTAATGcatcataaaaggaaaaagtccAAGCAAG atgAGCTGGGAAGCGAAAACGTAAAAAG TCCTATTTTTGAAGAAGACACACCTTCTGTTATGGAGATAGAAATGGAGGAGCTTGATAAATGGATGAACAGCATGAACAAAAATG GTGACTGTGAATGTTTGCCTACTgtaagagaagaagaaaaagaatcaatCGCCAACCCAAG TGATGGTGAATCATGA